A window of the Pirellulales bacterium genome harbors these coding sequences:
- a CDS encoding helix-turn-helix domain-containing protein: protein MNKKYIVRLSDDERGVCRDIVKRLKGTSEKVNRAQILLKADADGPSWPDAKIAEAYGCSVRTVENLRERLVTTGFDSALERKKRAPPPTPRKLDGVGEAKLIAMRLGKPPAGYGRWSLQLLADELAVLEVVPSICAETVRKTLKKMA from the coding sequence ATGAACAAGAAGTATATCGTCCGGCTGTCGGATGATGAACGTGGCGTCTGCCGGGATATCGTCAAGCGGCTCAAGGGGACGTCGGAGAAAGTGAATCGGGCCCAAATCCTACTCAAGGCGGATGCGGATGGGCCGAGTTGGCCGGATGCAAAGATCGCGGAGGCGTATGGTTGCTCAGTGCGGACCGTGGAGAATCTTCGTGAGCGGTTGGTCACAACGGGCTTTGATTCCGCGTTGGAACGCAAGAAACGTGCGCCGCCGCCGACGCCGCGCAAGCTTGATGGCGTGGGGGAAGCGAAGCTGATCGCGATGCGGCTGGGGAAGCCGCCGGCGGGGTATGGCCGGTGGTCGTTGCAGTTGTTGGCCGATGAGCTGGCGGTGTTGGAAGTGGTCCCTTCGATCTGCGCGGAGACGGTCCGCAAGACGCTAAAAAAAATGGCATGA